The following proteins come from a genomic window of Proteinivorax hydrogeniformans:
- a CDS encoding IS3 family transposase (programmed frameshift), whose translation MSKSKSKHYSKEFIESVLKRLEPPSNDTVTAIAAELGIPKTTIYTWVKRNNKTLSSRKPQNRWNSEDKFQIVLETAALSEAELADYCRRKGIYLEDIKRWKEQCLKANQGETQDYQKTKSELKEEKEKAKELKKQLRQKEKALAETAALLVLRKKADANLGGPRGRLISSSDRVKAVELIDEARINGARLAPACEVLSISVRTYQRWTKEKGKIKEDKRPSAKRPTPKNKLTDEERQEIIKTANNPKYVDLPPSQIVPKLADEGKYLASESTIYRVLKEEKMDAHRGRAKKPTKREPPTHVATSPNKIWTWDITWLNSAVKGSFYKLYLIIDMFSRLIVAYEVWESEKAEYAERLIKKATLSQKISGRPLVLHSDNGSPMKAATFQATLEKLGIQSSFSRPRVSNDNPYSESLFKTMKYRPAYPYKGFKSIEEARNWVKEFVRWYNYEHLHSGLKFVTPYQRHYGIDVNIVEKRIRIYEHARKKHPERWSKNIRDWSLPEYVSLNPIKDIQFKNTIDHVD comes from the exons ATGTCAAAATCTAAAAGTAAGCACTACTCTAAAGAGTTTATTGAGTCCGTATTAAAAAGACTTGAGCCCCCTTCAAATGACACCGTTACTGCTATTGCAGCAGAGCTGGGCATTCCCAAAACAACCATTTATACATGGGTGAAAAGAAACAATAAAACTCTATCATCTCGCAAACCTCAAAATAGGTGGAACTCAGAAGATAAATTCCAAATAGTATTAGAAACAGCAGCTTTAAGTGAAGCTGAGCTAGCCGATTACTGCCGACGTAAAGGTATATACCTTGAAGATATAAAGCGTTGGAAAGAGCAATGTTTAAAGGCAAACCAAGGTGAAACACAGGACTACCAAAAGACTAAAAGTGAGTTAAAGGAAGAAAAGGAAAAAGCAAAAGAATTAAAAAAGCAGCTTAGACAAAAAGAGAAGGCACTGGCAGAAACGGCTGCATTACTAGTATTAAGAAAAAAAGCAGACGCGA ATTTGGGGGGACCCCGAGGAAGACTGATCAGTAGCTCAGATCGCGTAAAAGCAGTAGAACTGATCGATGAAGCAAGAATAAATGGTGCAAGGTTAGCCCCTGCATGTGAAGTATTAAGTATCAGCGTGCGTACCTATCAAAGATGGACTAAGGAAAAAGGGAAGATCAAAGAAGATAAAAGACCTTCAGCTAAACGCCCCACTCCTAAAAACAAGCTAACAGATGAAGAACGCCAAGAAATAATAAAAACAGCAAATAATCCTAAGTATGTCGACTTACCTCCATCACAAATAGTTCCTAAGCTGGCAGACGAAGGCAAATATTTGGCATCTGAATCAACAATTTACAGGGTTTTAAAAGAAGAAAAAATGGATGCTCACCGAGGAAGGGCCAAAAAACCCACAAAAAGGGAGCCTCCTACTCATGTAGCTACTTCCCCTAATAAAATATGGACTTGGGATATAACATGGCTAAACTCTGCTGTTAAAGGTAGTTTCTATAAGTTATACCTTATAATAGATATGTTTAGCAGATTAATTGTAGCCTATGAAGTATGGGAGTCAGAGAAAGCAGAATATGCTGAAAGACTTATTAAAAAAGCAACATTGTCTCAAAAGATTTCAGGTCGACCTTTAGTACTACACTCCGATAATGGCAGCCCAATGAAAGCAGCAACATTTCAGGCCACACTTGAAAAACTAGGTATTCAAAGCTCTTTTTCCCGTCCAAGAGTTAGTAATGACAACCCTTACTCCGAATCGCTCTTTAAGACCATGAAGTATCGCCCAGCATACCCTTATAAAGGTTTTAAAAGCATAGAGGAAGCAAGAAATTGGGTTAAAGAATTTGTTAGATGGTATAACTATGAACACTTACATAGTGGCTTAAAATTTGTTACACCTTACCAAAGACACTATGGAATTGATGTTAATATAGTAGAAAAAAGAATCAGGATCTATGAGCATGCAAGGAAAAAGCACCCAGAGAGGTGGTCTAAAAATATCAGAGATTGGTCATTACCCGAATATGTTTCTCTAAACCCTATAAAAGACATACAGTTTAAAAATACTATAGATCATGTAGATTAG
- a CDS encoding protein adenylyltransferase SelO: protein MTDKKSTTNRGWNLENSYVKLPNLFYTKVKPTIVRAPKLVIFNAKLAHFLGLDKKFTKEDYVDLFVGNKIPKEALPLAQAYAGHQFGHFTMLGDGRAILLGEQLTLAGKRYDIQLKGAGKTPYSRGGDGRATLGPMLREYIISEAMYALGIETTRSLAVVTTGETIIREKPLPGAILTRVAASHLRVGTFQYAANWGNNSDLRALADYTIARHFPDVTQGSNPYIGLLEEVVKRQALLIAKWQGVGFIHGVMNTDNVSICGETIDYGPCAFMDEYDPDTVFSSIDRQGRYAYENQPTIAAWNLARFAETLLPLLHDDKEQAIKIAEDAISDFTKLYHCNRINKMRAKLGIFNQEPDDESLIESLLSIMHSYGADYTNTFRALTFDRLEGVEIFDSKEFASWHQLWLNRLQRQNTSHSEVKQLMKDSNPGVIPRNHQVEEALEAAVEQEDYSVMDRLLKVLATPYAHSSQHEEYTKPPPPSKMPYRTFCGT from the coding sequence ATGACAGATAAAAAATCAACAACTAACCGAGGTTGGAACTTAGAAAATAGCTATGTTAAATTACCAAATTTATTTTATACTAAAGTAAAGCCAACTATCGTACGTGCGCCAAAGTTGGTTATATTTAATGCTAAGCTAGCACACTTTCTTGGTTTAGATAAAAAGTTTACAAAAGAGGATTATGTAGACTTATTTGTTGGAAATAAGATTCCTAAAGAGGCTTTACCCTTAGCCCAGGCCTACGCAGGACATCAATTTGGACATTTTACTATGTTAGGGGATGGTCGCGCTATACTTTTAGGTGAACAGCTTACTTTAGCAGGCAAGAGGTATGATATTCAGCTAAAAGGTGCTGGTAAAACCCCTTACTCCCGTGGCGGGGACGGCAGAGCCACTCTTGGTCCAATGTTGCGAGAATATATTATAAGCGAAGCAATGTATGCTCTGGGAATTGAAACGACACGAAGTCTAGCAGTAGTTACCACTGGAGAAACAATAATTCGTGAAAAACCACTTCCAGGTGCTATTTTAACAAGAGTAGCTGCTAGCCACTTACGGGTCGGCACCTTTCAATACGCTGCAAATTGGGGTAATAACTCGGATTTAAGAGCGTTAGCAGACTATACAATAGCAAGACACTTCCCTGACGTAACGCAAGGTTCTAATCCTTATATCGGGTTACTTGAGGAAGTAGTAAAACGTCAAGCATTGTTAATTGCAAAATGGCAAGGGGTAGGCTTTATACACGGCGTTATGAACACTGACAACGTCAGTATTTGTGGCGAGACTATTGACTATGGCCCGTGTGCCTTTATGGATGAATATGACCCTGATACGGTATTTAGCTCAATTGATAGGCAGGGGCGCTATGCTTACGAAAACCAGCCTACTATAGCTGCATGGAATTTAGCGCGTTTTGCAGAAACTCTTTTGCCGCTACTACATGACGACAAAGAACAAGCCATCAAAATAGCTGAAGATGCTATATCTGATTTTACAAAGCTTTATCATTGCAATAGGATAAACAAAATGAGGGCAAAGCTGGGCATCTTCAATCAAGAACCAGACGATGAAAGTCTTATCGAAAGCCTTCTTAGTATAATGCATAGCTATGGTGCTGACTATACTAATACATTCCGAGCGTTGACATTTGATAGGCTAGAAGGGGTGGAAATATTTGATAGTAAAGAGTTTGCTAGTTGGCATCAGTTATGGTTAAATAGGCTACAAAGACAAAATACATCGCACTCAGAGGTCAAGCAGCTAATGAAAGACAGTAACCCCGGTGTAATTCCTCGCAATCACCAAGTGGAAGAAGCGCTAGAGGCAGCAGTAGAACAAGAGGATTATAGCGTCATGGATAGACTTTTAAAAGTGCTTGCAACCCCTTATGCTCATTCATCTCAACATGAAGAGTACACAAAACCACCTCCACCATCTAAGATGCCATATCGAACCTTCTGTGGCACTTAA
- a CDS encoding PH domain-containing protein, whose protein sequence is MDFKRPKERIHPKAVKAWRVNGSCSFLIYLLMVIGYLIVSNVFGPFPKIILWIAIGLALIIGFLKILVIPSIRMRYWCYEIREHEVDIQSGLIVIQRSLIPMARIQHIDTEQGPILRYFKLATLSISTAGTTHKIPALKMETALKLRDQISALARISNEEV, encoded by the coding sequence GTGGACTTTAAAAGGCCAAAGGAAAGGATACATCCAAAGGCAGTTAAAGCCTGGAGAGTTAATGGTAGTTGTTCTTTTTTAATCTACTTGTTAATGGTTATAGGGTACTTAATAGTTTCAAATGTATTTGGGCCTTTTCCTAAAATTATTTTATGGATAGCAATCGGGTTAGCACTTATCATAGGATTTTTAAAGATTTTAGTTATTCCTTCAATACGAATGCGCTATTGGTGCTATGAAATTAGAGAGCATGAGGTTGATATCCAAAGTGGGTTAATAGTTATTCAGCGAAGTCTTATCCCCATGGCTAGGATTCAGCATATAGATACGGAGCAAGGTCCTATTCTAAGGTACTTTAAGCTAGCAACTCTTTCTATTTCTACAGCTGGAACTACTCATAAAATTCCTGCTCTCAAAATGGAAACAGCTTTAAAACTAAGAGATCAAATTTCAGCATTGGCGAGGATTAGTAATGAAGAAGTTTAG